A single genomic interval of Hoplias malabaricus isolate fHopMal1 chromosome 7, fHopMal1.hap1, whole genome shotgun sequence harbors:
- the LOC136701614 gene encoding zinc finger protein 850-like isoform X3 has protein sequence MMESGEITCEDTLCAISSSPEKSSTVLFTTTSAEKRQTSTNDRKTDCSECGKSFSCQSYLLRHQHVHRGEKLYSCPECGKSFNRQSHLLRHQRVHTGEKPYSCSECGKSFTQLQSLQTHCRIHTGEKPYSCPECDMNFMRLSNLQVHQRIHTGEKLYSCTECGKSFNHLQTLQVHTRIHTGEKPFFCSECGKSFAQLSSVKIHQRIHTGERPYLCSDCGKSFNRESHLQIHQRIHTGEKPFDCSDCGKSFNHQSNLRRHQHIHRGEKMYSCPDCGKSFNQQSHLRRHQRIHTGEKPYQCLECGKSFNQQTSYQRHHLIHTGEKPFQCSECGKSFNNQSNLQSHQRIHTGEKPYSCRECGKSFFYHTSLKEHQRIHTGEKPYQCSECGKRFNQQTSYLRHQLIHTGEKPFQCSECGMRFKQLGHLQPHLRIHTGEKPYSCSVCDMKFMRLSNLQIHQRTHTGEEPYQCSECGKSFTRKSSLKVHRRTHTGEKPYQCSECGKGFTHLQNLQTHQRIHTGEKPYFCSVCGKSFNQLSAVKSHQRIHTGEKPYQCSECGKSCTEQRHLQEHQRTHTGEKPYQCLMCGKSFTVLSSLKKHQRIHTREKLCQCSECGKSFSEQINLQKHQCLHPEQKQVRCTECGIPFRHEGLKIHKCIKKAVETC, from the exons ATGATGGAATCAGGAGAGATTACCTGTGAGGATACGCTGTGTGCAATCTCCAGTTCTCCAGAAAAATCCTCTACTGTTCTCTTCACAACAACATCTGCTGAAAAAAGACAGACATCTACAAACGATCGAAAAACTGACTGCTCagaatgtgggaagagttttagtTGCCAGAGTTATCTTCTCAGACACCAGCATGTTCACAGAGGAGAGAAACTCTAttcctgtccagagtgtgggaagagttttaatagGCAGAGTCATCTCTTACGACACCAGCGCGTTCATACAGGAGAGAAGCCATactcctgttcagagtgtgggaagagttttactcaactgCAAAGTCTTCAGACACACTGCCGCatccacacaggagagaaaccatattcctGTCCAGAATGTGATATGAATTTTATGAGACTAAGCAATCTCCAAgttcaccagcgcattcacacaggagagaaactaTACTCGTGtacagagtgtgggaagagttttaatcatCTGCAAACTCTCCAAGTACACactcgcattcacacaggagagaagccatttttttgttcagagtgtgggaagagttttgcTCAACTGAGTTCTGTGAAAATACACCAGCggattcacacaggagagagaccATATCTGTGCTCAGattgtgggaagagttttaatagAGAATCTCATCTCCaaattcaccagcgcattcacaccggagagaaacc ATTCGACTGTTCAGACTGTGGAAAGAGTTTCAATCATCAGAGTAATCTTCGCAGACATCAGCACATTCACAGAGGAGAAAAAATGTATTCCTGCCCAGactgtggaaagagttttaatCAGCAGAGTCACCTCCGCAggcaccagcgcattcacacaggagagaaaccatatcagtgctTGGAGTGTGGCAAGAGCTTTAATCAACAGACTTCTTACCAGAGACACCATCTCATTCACACAGGTGAGAAACCatttcagtgttcagagtgtgggaagagttttaacaATCAGAGTAATCTTCAAAgccaccagcgcattcacactggagagaaaccatattcctGTAGAGAGTGTGGCAAGagttttttctaccacacttctCTGAaagaacaccagcgcattcacacgggagagaagccatatcagtgttcagagtgtgggaagaggttTAATCAACAGACATCTTATTTAAGACACCAGcttattcacacaggagagaaaccgtttcagtgttcagagtgtggaatGAGGTTTAAACAGCTAGGTCATCTCCAGCCACACCTtcgcattcacactggagaaaaaCCATATTCCTGTTCAGTGTGTGATATGAAATTTATGAGACTGAGTAATCTTCAAATCCACCAGCGCACTCACACAGGAGAagaaccgtatcagtgctcagagtgtgggaagagttttacgaGAAAAAGTTCTCTGAAAGTACACAGGCGAACTCACACAGgtgagaaaccgtatcagtgctcggAGTGTGGGAAGGGTTTCACTCATCTCCaaaatctccaaacacaccagcgcattcacacaggagagaaaccatatttcTGTTCAGTGTGTGGGAAGAGCTTTAATCAGCTGAGTGCAGTCAAATCACACCAGCGCatccacacaggagagaaaccgtatcagtgctcagagtgtgggaagagttgtACTGAACAGAGGCATCTCCAAGAACACCAGCGtactcacacaggagagaaaccctatCAGTGCTTAatgtgtgggaagagttttactgtactgAGTAGCCttaaaaaacaccagcgcattcacacaagAGAGAAATTGtgtcagtgctcagagtgtgggaagagtttttctGAACAGATTAATCTCCAGAAACATCAGTGCCTTCACCCAGAACAGAAGCAGGTGCGCTGCACCGAGTGTGGGATTCCCTTCAGACATGAGGGGTTAAAGATTCATAAATGCATCAAGAAAGCAGTGGAGACTTGCTGA
- the LOC136701614 gene encoding zinc finger protein 135-like isoform X1, with the protein MESGEMKCEDTVCAISRSPETFLNILHSDTSAEHSQITADKLKTFDCSDCGKSFNHQSNLRRHQHIHRGEKMYSCPDCGKSFNQQSHLRRHQRIHTGEKPYQCLECGKSFNQQTSYQRHHLIHTGEKPFQCSECGKSFNNQSNLQSHQRIHTGEKPYSCRECGKSFFYHTSLKEHQRIHTGEKPYQCSECGKRFNQQTSYLRHQLIHTGEKPFQCSECGMRFKQLGHLQPHLRIHTGEKPYSCSVCDMKFMRLSNLQIHQRTHTGEEPYQCSECGKSFTRKSSLKVHRRTHTGEKPYQCSECGKGFTHLQNLQTHQRIHTGEKPYFCSVCGKSFNQLSAVKSHQRIHTGEKPYQCSECGKSCTEQRHLQEHQRTHTGEKPYQCLMCGKSFTVLSSLKKHQRIHTREKLCQCSECGKSFSEQINLQKHQCLHPEQKQVRCTECGIPFRHEGLKIHKCIKKAVETC; encoded by the coding sequence ATGGAATCAGGAGAGATGAAATGTGAGGATACGGTGTGTGCAATCTCCCGTTCTCCAGAAACATTCTTGAATATTCTCCACAGTGACACATCTGCTGAACATTCACAGATAACTGCAGACAAACTGAAAACATTCGACTGTTCAGACTGTGGAAAGAGTTTCAATCATCAGAGTAATCTTCGCAGACATCAGCACATTCACAGAGGAGAAAAAATGTATTCCTGCCCAGactgtggaaagagttttaatCAGCAGAGTCACCTCCGCAggcaccagcgcattcacacaggagagaaaccatatcagtgctTGGAGTGTGGCAAGAGCTTTAATCAACAGACTTCTTACCAGAGACACCATCTCATTCACACAGGTGAGAAACCatttcagtgttcagagtgtgggaagagttttaacaATCAGAGTAATCTTCAAAgccaccagcgcattcacactggagagaaaccatattcctGTAGAGAGTGTGGCAAGagttttttctaccacacttctCTGAaagaacaccagcgcattcacacgggagagaagccatatcagtgttcagagtgtgggaagaggttTAATCAACAGACATCTTATTTAAGACACCAGcttattcacacaggagagaaaccgtttcagtgttcagagtgtggaatGAGGTTTAAACAGCTAGGTCATCTCCAGCCACACCTtcgcattcacactggagaaaaaCCATATTCCTGTTCAGTGTGTGATATGAAATTTATGAGACTGAGTAATCTTCAAATCCACCAGCGCACTCACACAGGAGAagaaccgtatcagtgctcagagtgtgggaagagttttacgaGAAAAAGTTCTCTGAAAGTACACAGGCGAACTCACACAGgtgagaaaccgtatcagtgctcggAGTGTGGGAAGGGTTTCACTCATCTCCaaaatctccaaacacaccagcgcattcacacaggagagaaaccatatttcTGTTCAGTGTGTGGGAAGAGCTTTAATCAGCTGAGTGCAGTCAAATCACACCAGCGCatccacacaggagagaaaccgtatcagtgctcagagtgtgggaagagttgtACTGAACAGAGGCATCTCCAAGAACACCAGCGtactcacacaggagagaaaccctatCAGTGCTTAatgtgtgggaagagttttactgtactgAGTAGCCttaaaaaacaccagcgcattcacacaagAGAGAAATTGtgtcagtgctcagagtgtgggaagagtttttctGAACAGATTAATCTCCAGAAACATCAGTGCCTTCACCCAGAACAGAAGCAGGTGCGCTGCACCGAGTGTGGGATTCCCTTCAGACATGAGGGGTTAAAGATTCATAAATGCATCAAGAAAGCAGTGGAGACTTGCTGA
- the LOC136701614 gene encoding zinc finger protein 135-like isoform X2 → MYSCPDCGKSFNQQSHLRRHQRIHTGEKPYQCLECGKSFNQQTSYQRHHLIHTGEKPFQCSECGKSFNNQSNLQSHQRIHTGEKPYSCRECGKSFFYHTSLKEHQRIHTGEKPYQCSECGKRFNQQTSYLRHQLIHTGEKPFQCSECGMRFKQLGHLQPHLRIHTGEKPYSCSVCDMKFMRLSNLQIHQRTHTGEEPYQCSECGKSFTRKSSLKVHRRTHTGEKPYQCSECGKGFTHLQNLQTHQRIHTGEKPYFCSVCGKSFNQLSAVKSHQRIHTGEKPYQCSECGKSCTEQRHLQEHQRTHTGEKPYQCLMCGKSFTVLSSLKKHQRIHTREKLCQCSECGKSFSEQINLQKHQCLHPEQKQVRCTECGIPFRHEGLKIHKCIKKAVETC, encoded by the coding sequence ATGTATTCCTGCCCAGactgtggaaagagttttaatCAGCAGAGTCACCTCCGCAggcaccagcgcattcacacaggagagaaaccatatcagtgctTGGAGTGTGGCAAGAGCTTTAATCAACAGACTTCTTACCAGAGACACCATCTCATTCACACAGGTGAGAAACCatttcagtgttcagagtgtgggaagagttttaacaATCAGAGTAATCTTCAAAgccaccagcgcattcacactggagagaaaccatattcctGTAGAGAGTGTGGCAAGagttttttctaccacacttctCTGAaagaacaccagcgcattcacacgggagagaagccatatcagtgttcagagtgtgggaagaggttTAATCAACAGACATCTTATTTAAGACACCAGcttattcacacaggagagaaaccgtttcagtgttcagagtgtggaatGAGGTTTAAACAGCTAGGTCATCTCCAGCCACACCTtcgcattcacactggagaaaaaCCATATTCCTGTTCAGTGTGTGATATGAAATTTATGAGACTGAGTAATCTTCAAATCCACCAGCGCACTCACACAGGAGAagaaccgtatcagtgctcagagtgtgggaagagttttacgaGAAAAAGTTCTCTGAAAGTACACAGGCGAACTCACACAGgtgagaaaccgtatcagtgctcggAGTGTGGGAAGGGTTTCACTCATCTCCaaaatctccaaacacaccagcgcattcacacaggagagaaaccatatttcTGTTCAGTGTGTGGGAAGAGCTTTAATCAGCTGAGTGCAGTCAAATCACACCAGCGCatccacacaggagagaaaccgtatcagtgctcagagtgtgggaagagttgtACTGAACAGAGGCATCTCCAAGAACACCAGCGtactcacacaggagagaaaccctatCAGTGCTTAatgtgtgggaagagttttactgtactgAGTAGCCttaaaaaacaccagcgcattcacacaagAGAGAAATTGtgtcagtgctcagagtgtgggaagagtttttctGAACAGATTAATCTCCAGAAACATCAGTGCCTTCACCCAGAACAGAAGCAGGTGCGCTGCACCGAGTGTGGGATTCCCTTCAGACATGAGGGGTTAAAGATTCATAAATGCATCAAGAAAGCAGTGGAGACTTGCTGA